A genome region from Manis javanica isolate MJ-LG chromosome 3, MJ_LKY, whole genome shotgun sequence includes the following:
- the CLEC3B gene encoding tetranectin: MALWGTCLLLCLISLLNQVTMEPPTPKVKKTANVKKDVVTPKMFEELKSQLDNLAQEVALLKEQQALQTVCLKGIKVHVKCFLAFVQAKTFHEASEDCISRGGTLGTPQTGSENDALYEYLRQSVGAEAEIWLGLNDMASEGTWVDMTGGHIAYKNWETEITAQPDGGKAENCAALAGAANGKWFDKRCREMLPYICQFAIV, encoded by the exons ATGGCACTTTGGGGGACCTGCCTGCTCCTCTGCCTCATCTCCCTCCTGAACCAAGTCACTATGGAGCCCCCAACCCCCAAGGTCAAGAAGACTGCAAATGTCAAGAAAG ATGTTGTGACCCCAAAGATGTTTGAGGAGCTCAAGAGCCAGCTGGACAACCTGGCCCAGGAGGTGGCCCTGCTGAAGGAGCAGCAGGCCCTGCAGACTG TCTGCCTGAAGGGCATCAAGGTGCATGTGAAGTGCTTTCTGGCCTTTGTCCAGGCTAAGACCTTCCATGAGGCGAGTGAGGACTGCATCTCGCGCGGGGGCACGCTGGGCACCCCGCAAACGGGCTCGGAGAACGACGCTCTGTACGAGTACCTGCGCCAGAGCGTGGGCGCGGAGGCTGAGATCTGGCTGGGCCTCAATGACATGGCGTCCGAGGGCACCTGGGTGGACATGACTGGCGGCCACATTGCCTACAAGAACTGGGAGACGGAGATCACCGCGCAGCCCGACGGCGGCAAGGCAGAGAACTGTGCCGCCCTGGCCGGCGCCGCCAATGGCAAGTGGTTCGACAAGCGCTGCCGCGAAATGCTGCCCTACATCTGCCAGTTCGCCATTGTGTAG